The proteins below come from a single candidate division KSB1 bacterium genomic window:
- a CDS encoding lipoprotein, protein MRKIDALLYTFFLLIVSGCSGNITEPGSELPDF, encoded by the coding sequence ATGCGAAAAATTGACGCCCTTTTGTACACATTTTTTCTGCTGATTGTAAGTGGGTGTAGTGGCAATATTACCGAACCGGGAAGTGAACTGCCCGATTTCG